One Amorphoplanes digitatis genomic window carries:
- the nusG gene encoding transcription termination/antitermination protein NusG encodes MPEYDDETAPTADEQSTVATADDAESVEAASAEPVAEAEAPEADENYDPVAELRQKLRYAPGDWYVVHSYAGYENKVKTNLETRITSLDMEDFIFQVEVPTREEVEVKNGKRLQVQNKVFPGYILVRMDLSPESYSCVRNTPGVTGFVGATDRVDRPAPLSLDEVLKWLAPAVEAEEKKAKPEVRVLDFEVGDSVTVTDGAFASLPASISEINADQQKLKVLVSIFGRETPVELNFNQVAKI; translated from the coding sequence ACGCCGAGTCGGTAGAGGCCGCCAGCGCAGAGCCCGTCGCCGAGGCGGAGGCCCCCGAGGCTGACGAAAACTACGACCCGGTCGCCGAGCTGCGGCAGAAGCTGCGCTACGCCCCGGGTGACTGGTACGTGGTGCACTCGTACGCCGGCTACGAGAACAAGGTCAAGACCAACCTCGAGACCCGGATCACGAGCCTCGACATGGAGGACTTCATCTTCCAGGTCGAGGTGCCGACCCGCGAAGAGGTCGAGGTCAAGAACGGCAAGCGCCTCCAGGTGCAGAACAAGGTCTTCCCCGGCTACATCCTGGTCCGGATGGACCTCAGCCCCGAGTCCTACTCGTGCGTGCGCAACACGCCGGGTGTCACCGGCTTCGTGGGCGCCACCGACCGGGTCGACCGCCCGGCGCCGCTGTCGCTCGACGAGGTGCTGAAGTGGCTGGCCCCGGCCGTCGAGGCCGAGGAGAAGAAGGCCAAGCCCGAGGTCCGCGTGCTGGACTTCGAGGTCGGCGACTCCGTCACCGTCACCGACGGTGCGTTCGCGTCGCTGCCGGCCTCGATCAGTGAGATCAACGCCGACCAGCAGAAGCTGAAGGTGCTGGTCTCGATCTTCGGCCGCGAGACGCCGGTTGAGCTCAACTTCAACCAGGTCGCCAAGATCTAA